The window ttgcgtaaAGTACCACCCACTGTGTTGTAAAGTGTGTGAATGTATGTCTCGCCATTCGCTTCCCCCGTCAGACTTTAAAATTATcggaagatataaaaaaggatgtaAAGCTCGCGCGAGTGGTTAAGTCGCATTACCCTAGAGGAATAGTTGGTTATCTGAGCATTTCGTTTGGATCATTTAATAGGCAGGAGGTGTCAGcgcaaatggggggagaaggGACAACAGGGGGTCCTGCACATCCTGAAATGTTCACACTGTTGATAGGCTTTGTGCTGATCGAAGATAACTACATCATAGTGGGCAACGGAAAATACAGTTCggcaaaaatataatctttttttttttttttttttttttgcgcgatAAGGCGTTGATTCCATATACAGTGAAAACACTGAGCTGTACAAGGACAAATATGAGGAGCTTAAAAGTAGGCAGGAAGTTcgggcgaaaaaaatgaaagaacgTGGAGAAGGTATCGGCTTAGTCTTTCCTtacacaaaatattttacataaaatcgCATTTCACCgcgctttctctttttttatttttctccccctttcgtTCAGCCCTGGAGCGGCAAAACAACAGGAATGGGAACTTCCTGGCGTTCGAAGCAGACAATATGTGAAGCGCCCGCGATTTGG of the Plasmodium cynomolgi strain B DNA, chromosome 7, whole genome shotgun sequence genome contains:
- a CDS encoding hypothetical protein (putative), which codes for DQLIDEYYSDLKDDRKKEECQSRCTQGDHVFKSVQRDKADYARLDENEEPPPFTDLVPNEAKFGTVKITNPLPKVERRDQLKEGYMQWLTTEKLMRPNERRLEYEQMQEKYLETLKLSEDIKKDVKLARVVKSHYPRGIVGYLSISFGSFNRQEVSAQMGGEGTTGGPAHPEMFTLLIGFVLIEDNYIIVGNGKYSVDSIYSENTELYKDKYEELKSRQEVRAKKMKERGEALERQNNRNGNFLAFEADNM